The Hujiaoplasma nucleasis DNA window ATCATTATAGAATTGCCTATCAGAAACACCTTCACCTGTAAACCAACCTATAAATTCATAGGCAAATTTACTTGGAATAGGTAATTCTATCATTTGTCCATAATCCACAAAGACAGAAGGAATTTCTTCTTCAGCCACAAAATCCACTTGGAATTGATGAATCATATAAGTTGGATAAATAATGGTATTGGCTGAAATATATGAAAAATCTTCACTCCAACCCGTAAAATCATAACCAATTCTATGTGGAGTTTCTGGTGCTACGGCAGAGTGACCTGCCATAACCAATTGAATATCAATAATATAATTATTATAATCCTTAAATACAACACTATAGATGGTTAGAATTGGTCCTAGATTAACTTCACTATCATCTGAGTATTTAAAGATTAACTCACCTAAATCATTAATATCTAAACCAACCACATAATTTACATCAGGTACTAATAATTTTAAGTCTAAGAGATTAATCCATGTTGTCTCTCCAAGATATTGCCATTGTAAAACATAATTGTCTACACGAATGATAATCTCTCTTCCATCTTGTCCAGGTAAACCTTGAGGTCCCCGAACAGTTTCTAACCATTCTTCATAAGTGCCTGTAAAAGCTTGAGCTTCTACAGCCAAATTATAAATATAGGTTAATTGTTTGACCAAATCATCTTCAGAAGTCTCTTCTCCACTAGTTACTTCTACTGTCGTAGGGACTTCAGTTGGTATTTCAGTGGGTACTTCAATTGTTGTAGGAATTTCTGTTGTAACTTCTATGGTTGTAGGAACATTTGTTTGCTCTTCCATGGTTGTAATTTGTTCTAAAGTTGTTTCTTGCCCAGCAAGGGTTGTAGGTTCATTGGTAAGCCCATTAGTTGTTAATCCGCTTGGTATGTCCAAGCCATCGCAGCCAATCAATGTAAGGGTTGCGAGAATAAATAGCATGAACTTAAATAACCTTCTCATTCTTATATCCTCCCAGATATTTATTTTATACCTTAATATTATCCAAAGAGTCTATCTTTAACAATCTATATTATTTTCATAAGTATAAAAATCTAAAAAATAATATAAATTTTTATCTTTTTTTATCTTAAAATGTAAAAAACCTTACAATTGTAAGGTTTTTTCTATAATCATACTTTATAAACTTTTAAACACTATATAAAAAATCGCAAAAGTTAAATAAAAAACAAAGATAAGACCTAAACCCACCAAAGCTAAAAATAAGATGCCAGGTGCATCTTGCCTATCGGCTAATACATATAAGAAAGGCAAGGCAACAATCACTAAGCCTGATAAAATTAAGAACAAATCTCTTGTTTGCTTAAACAATGAAATCGTATGGTCATTGACATATTGCTCTTTATGAAAATAATTCAATAATAGGTTGGCTTTTACAATAATGATTGTATAAGGAACCGCCATCAAATATACCATGACCATTAAGATGATTTCAATATAATCCATTGATATATCACCATTGATCCAATGGAATACTTGATAGGGAAAATAGAACATACAAATAAATATAATTGGTAAAATCATAGATGCAAAGACGCCTCTTAAGATATTGGTTAAAAACTTAATATTCATGTTTGCCTCCAAAAATGATCTTCATTCATTTTATCATTTATATTGTATTCTATCATTTTTTTTATTAATTGATAATTGATTTCTTTTTTCCAAGGGAAACGAATGATCATTTTTGAATGCTCATAACCTGAATCTATAATTTCATTAGAAAAAACTTGGATGGTTTTTTGTTCAGGAGACAAGGCAAAATGATGTTTGGATAAAGACAAACCAATAATATAAGTCCCATGGTGGGTAAACATGGGCTGATTCCACTTGATTACCGCTTCTAGTTCAGGATAATCATCTTGTATTTGCTTTAGCAAGTCATTGATGACCTGTCTTTTCTCATCATCTTGAATTTGATTTATGAAATCATTAAAGACATCAATCATGTTTGAACCTCCTATAGACTAAAAATATAAGTATACAAATGCTTATCAAAAGAAATAACCACTTAAGTAAAGAAAAACCTTGCATCAGATAAACTAAGAAAGGTAATTCTTTAGGATACATGCCAACAGTCACAGTAGCCAATATATTTTCTATATAGTCAAAGCCAATCCCTAGTAAAGGATAGATTAATAAAGTCTTCTTCTGACTAAGATATAAAATCCAAGTTAAGAAATACAAACCATAAACCAAAGGATATACTAAATCAAATGTCCACCTAAGGATGATGTATAAGGACCTTTGTTCATGGCCATAAGATTCAATTAATCCATAAAAACGATCAGAAGAATAAAAAAGCATGGTATCAGGCCAAGCATGTGGATTAAGACTTTGAATCAGTGGTAATACCACAAGCATAAATAGGATAAATATAAGACTTATGATTACTCTTAAAGTCTTGTTATTCAAAAGTGTTAAAATCATTGTTAATTTTCCTCAACTAAAATTTGATTTACAAAAATTGTAAATGCTCTATTATTTATTTTTTTTGATGTCCTTGTCTTAATAAATCATTGACTGTTTTGACAGGGTTAAAAGTGCTTAATGGGACTTCCACAAAGACACTGTTCCAATGGTGCATAGCCCCATTCCATAAACCAGGATGTTCTAAAGCCTTGATAGCTTTTCCATGATATGATTTTTCAGAAATAAAATACCTATTTTCTTCAACAAAGTCTAACAAATTAAATTTTTCATTCTTATAGTCTTTTACAAAACATACCAAATCTACAGGATTAAAATAAGAGGAAGAATTTAAAATATGTAAAGACCTTGGATCATTAAGGTTAATTTCTGATTTTTCACAGATTTGTAAATCTGTGTAATCACCATGATCAACCACAAAAGGTCCACCACCAGGTTCTCCTGTATTTTTAACCATACCACAAACCCTTAAAGGCCTATTTAAAAAGGCTAAAGCCATGGCTTTGGTCAAATCTTTTTTATGTTTGATATGTAGTTTTTTTCTTAAAAATAATTCAATTTCATTTAAGTCATATTCATCCTTGTTTAAAGCCATTATATAAGCATCCATTTGTTCTTTTATCTTTAAACCAATAGAAGCTAACTTTCTTTTAGATTCAATGGTAGCTTCAACATGATCTCTATGAACAACATTATCTATGTTTTTAATAAAAATGATATCTGCTTCAATATCATTTAAGTTTTCTATTAATGACCCATGACCACCAGCCCTATATAAATAAGACCCATCTTCTAAGATAAAAGGATTGTTTTCCATATCAACAGCTAAAGTATTGGTTTTATCTTTTTGAAATGAATATTCAATAGATAAGTAAGGTTTTTGTTTTAATATAGGTTTTATATATGCATTAAATAAATCTTCATGTTCTTTTGATATAGTAAAATGTAACCTTACCTTGTCTTTATTTAAATATTGTTCACCTTCATAAATATGTTCATCGATAGGGGTTGATATTTCATTGTCATAAGCATGCATTTTTATTAATGCTTTAGGTAAGGAACCATAGTTTAATTTATCCTTTAAAATAGAATAAATCATTTCAACCCGATCTCCTAATCTGGTTTTATCATAATCTAATTCTTTAATATCATGATAAAAAGCAAAGTCTTCTAAATAATCAAAGAATGTTTTAATAAAGTCGGTTTCTCTTTGTTCATTTAAATACTGATATAAGTCTTTAAACATACGGGTAGCTGCCCCAGAAGCAGGAATAAATTTGATACAATCCTTACTTAAATAATCTAATGATAAGTCAGAATCATCATGCAAATCATCAGAGTTAACTGAAGAAACAATTTGAACATATTGAGTTCCTTTTTCAAATTTATCAATAAATTGTTTCATAAAACCCCCTTATTACTTTTATTATAAATGATTCAAAGTATTTTAACTACAATTTTGCAAAAATTATCAAATGAATCATTATTTATTTTAATTTTTGTTTAATTTCTCTTAAAACCTTATGAGCATCCTCATACCAGTTCATATGGAATACCCGATAAACCTTCCAGCCTCTAGCCATTAAGAACCTTTCTTGATGTAAAAGTTCCTTTCTAGCTGTAAAGGTCCTATCATCATTTAAATCACAGATAATAGCGAGTTTATAAGCATTATACTCTTCATCATAAATAGCTAAGTCAATTATAAACTGACCAATCCCTATATTTTCATTAACTAGGTATCCAGACTTCAATAATCTATGTTTTATATCTTCTTTCATAAAGGAATGTGTATGTTTTTGAGTCATGGATTCTTTTTTATATAGACTTAACAATACTTCTTGAGCCATGTCTTGTTTTTGATTTGAGATATAAAAACAATATCTCATAAAATCCTTTAAAAGTTTTGGTCCTTGACCAGATAAGTCATCCACTTTTAAAGCTTCTGGATATATGGATGATACAAAATATATTTTCTTTCTGGCCCTTGTAATGGCGACATTTAATCTGTTTTGTCCACCCTCATGATTTAACCAACCAAATCGACGTTTAATCACACCAGATTCATCTTGGCCATAAGCCATGGAAAAGATTATTATGTCTCTTTCATCCCCTTGAACATTTTCAATGTTCTTAACAAATAAGGATTGGTCTCCTTCAGGGACTTTTCTAAAGACTTCTTTTTCTAAGCGTTTTTGATGGATGGATTTTTTAAATAAGACTTCATCCATTAAATTCAAGATACAATCCCTTTGGGTTGAATTAAAAGTAATGATACCGATAGACTCTTCAGGTGATTTATCCTTTAACACTTTCTTTAATAACTTAATCACTGCTTTAGCTTCTTCTAGATTATGTTTTTTTATAAATTGACCCTTCTTGACATAAAGATAAGAAATAGGTGGTTGATCAGGTGTTTTAACATTGGGTGAAATAATAAGTTTGCCTTGATAAAAAGCATGATTAGAAAACTCTATTAATTCCTGGTATTGAGACCTATAATGATAGTTTAATAAGGCTTCTTTATAACGATACCTGGCTAGGTCTAATAAACTTTTAGCATCATAAGTAACATTCTTTAATATTTCATCTTCTTCAAAAGGATCTTCTTCTAAAACCCGACCCATACCTAAAGAGGAAGGTCTTAATTGCTTAGGATCACCAGCAATCACAACTTTCTTAGCCCGATATATGGAAGGTATACCTTTTTCAACATACATTTGACTGGCTTCATCAAAAATAACCAAATCAAATAAGTTAAAGTCTAGGGGTAAGATACTTGAGACCACTTCTGGTGTTAATAACCATACTTTAACATTAGAAAATAATTCAGAATGAAACATATCAAAGAAAGCTTTGATACTAGGTTTCTTTTGTCTCTCTAAGATTCTTTTGATGTCCATAATTCTTTTGGTATTGGCAAAATCTAAGGCATGAGAAAATAATTTCATTTCAAAAGACTCTCTAGCCACATGTCTTTTTTCATCCATGAATGCTTTTAATTTATCCATATGCTTTTCATAGTCATTAAGAATATATAAATACTTTTGATTCATCGCCTTGAAGTTTTCTAAGAAACCTGTCATATAAGCATCAAAGATATAAGTTCTTAATTTTGGGTTTTTATGTAAGACTTGTAAATCATGATCATGGATGATTAGATTTAAAAATTCAATCTCATAAGCTGATAATTTATCGTAATTTACCTTCATTTTATTAAGTTTCTTAATGTTTGTTTGTAAATAAGTTCTTAAGTATGAATCTTCCATCAAAGCTTTTAATAATTTCTTATGAATTGATTTTTTAGCTGACAAATATTGAAGATTAGTTTGATGTCTTAAATAAAATTTCCTCTTAAGTTTTCTTCTTTTAAAAAACCAAGCATGCTTCTGAGCTTCTAAATACCTACTTAAATCATTCATAAAGGTTTCAAATTCAATGATTGAAGATCTTGATATCTTGGTTTCAAGTTTTTGAAACCAAGGATAAGAACTGATGACATAATGATGATTTAAATAATCATTTAATTTTTGGTCTTTATCAAAGGTATTCTCTAAATTTTCTATGTCCTTAAAATCGACTTGGTCTAAGGCTTGATTGATGAGTTTATATACTTTTTTAGGTGTTAAGTCTTCTAAGATGTCCTTATCCTGTAAATAACGATTATAAAACTCAGATAGGGGTTTATATTGTTTATTCTTTTTATACAAAAGCTTGAGTGCTTGATTAAAGGTTTTATCTAAAGCTTTAATCTCTTCTTCTAACCTATAGATATCATTATTATGTAATCTTGAAGGAGGACTTTGTTCAATAAAGCCTGATAATTGAGTGTAAAAAACATTTTTATCAGAAGCGTCATCAATAAACATGGTATGTTTAGAAGCTTGTCCTAGACGGTGATAAATCACGTCTAGGGCAACTTTCTTTTCTGATACTAATAAGACATTTTCATTTCTTAAGACTTGATGGGCAATTAAGGATGTGATGGTTTGACTTTTGCCTGTCCCTGGAGGCCCCCATATAACAATTTTCTTTTCTTTATCTATTAAATCTAATACTTTCTCTTGAGAAAAATTAATGTCATTAATATAAACCAAACCTGATTCATTGACATCTTCATTACTTGTGTGTAAGTCTAGGGATTGTTCTTGATCATATAGATGTTCTTCATCAATTAAGCCTTCTAGTAACTCATTATAGGTGTTTGATTCAATGATTTGTCCCATGTCTTTTTGAATCATGGATGAAAAGAGTTGATAACGGCCAAAAGTAATATAGGGTTTTAAGTTAAAACCCTTGGGTTTACTTTTAATAAATTGATCTTTTAAAAGACTTTTAAAAGCTATAAATTCTTGTTTTTTAGGACACTTAAGATTTAATCCATAAGCATTGTAATATGGAATTAATAGTTCTTTCAAAGTTTTATAAGATAAATCTTCTAAGTCAGGTGCCTTTGTTTCTTGAAGACTAGGCTCAAGTTTTAATAAAGTAAGGATTAAGTCTCTATTAATAACAATATCTTTTTCTTTATTAAAGGATAATTGATATTTTTTTTGCTTTCTTTCTAAGACCACTGGCATGTATGCCAGTGGTGCTTTGATCGGAAAGTCTTCTTTCTTATCGAGGGCCTCTACATAAGGGTAAGCTAAATATAGATGATAAGTCCCTTGGTCTTTATAGTCTTTATTGATTTGTCTGTATAAAGTTGTCATATGGTTAAAAACAAGTTCATCTGCATCATCGAAACTTAAGAATTTTTTCTTTAAGGAAATAAAGTCTATTAAGTCATTGGTCTTACTTTCATCAAACAAATCAAAATTTCTAGTCTTTTCAATTCTCCCTGTATAAATATTAGGGTTTGTTTTTGATATATCTGTTAAACGGTCTTTATAATGATCTAAAACATGTGATGCATGCATAGAGAACTTTACTTTTTTAACATCTTGAGCTGTATAATCATAGAGTGCTTTTAAGAAATGGTGGGCAAATCTTTCGAGAAAGTCAGAATCTAAGCCAGGTATGGCTAAAAAATCACTTAAACGTGATGGTTTCATTTTTGCCATTTGTTGGATGGCTTCATCCGTACAAATGACTTTAGCTTCACCTTCATCTAGAAGTTTTGATCTTAATGTGTCCCTTAAATCATAGAGGTTTTCTAATAAAGGATTTCTTCTTGCCATACAATCACATCCTCTTATATTCTTCTTATAGTATAACAATAAAACCATAAACATAAAAGAAAAGGAATGAAAAAATTTCATTCCAATATTTTATGTATAATCTTTATTTAATTCTTCTTGCTACGTAAGCAATCATATCAGGACCTGTATGTACTCCAAGGACAGGAGTTAATTGAACGAGGTCTAAATTTCTAATATTTAAAACTGGTTTTAGCTTATCAGCTAAATCTTTAGCCACATCTTCATTATTACCATAATGAATGATTAAATCAATTAAATCATCTTTAAATTCATCCAATAAGATGGTTTTCATTTTTAATAAAGATCTTTTTAAACCAAAGGCTTTGGATAAAGTCACATAAACTCCTTCTTCATTGACTGTCACAATAGGTTTAATATGTAATAAGTCACCAATGGTTCCTTCAACTTTTCCGATTCTTCCACCAGCTTTTAAATACTTTAAGGTATTAATGGTATAAAAAGCTAAAGAATCTTTAAACCTTAATGTTTTTAATAAAGGTAGAATCTCTCCTACAGATTTATTTTGATCAATCAATTCTAAGGCGTATTCAACAATAAATGCTTGTCCACCACCTAAGGTTAAAGTATCAAATTGACTAACCTTTAATTCTTTTTCATTTTCCAATAACAATCTAAAAGAATTAAAGGTTCCAGATAAACCTGAAGATATATTGATAACCAATAAATCCGTGTAACCTTCTGCTTTTATCTTATTTAATGTGTCTTCTAAATCAGAAGCTGCAGGTAATGATGTTTTTACTGAGTGTGTATCTAATTTAGCATAAACATCATTGGCTTTAATTTCAATTTGATCCCTAAACTCTTTTCCATCCACAACAATCATTAATGGAACAACAAATAAATTCTTATGTTCTTTTACAAAGCCTTCTTTTAAGTTTGAACCTGAATCGGTTATAACAGCTATTTTTTTCATTATTAAAATCTCCCTTTAATTTTACTCTATCACACATAGTAGTTTACCAATTAATATTTCATTAGTCAAGAAATATTACTTTGCCTGATAGAGTAAAAAAAAGTTTTAAATTATATCAGGGTGATTGAAAGGATATATGATTAACTGTAAATGGTCATTATCATATGACCATTCACCGCTTTGTTCATATTGTTTAGGATACGAATACAATATACCATTAATAGATTGCATGTTTTCATGGTTTTTAATATCAATATACTTCACAGAACCACCAATGTGAAAATATTCAGGTTCAATATGACCATCGTCACCATCAATCACAAGTCTTTCTTCATTGGTAAAGACAAAGATTAAATGACGTTCTTCGTTTGCCTCTATAAAAATCTTATTATC harbors:
- a CDS encoding iron chaperone, which produces MIDVFNDFINQIQDDEKRQVINDLLKQIQDDYPELEAVIKWNQPMFTHHGTYIIGLSLSKHHFALSPEQKTIQVFSNEIIDSGYEHSKMIIRFPWKKEINYQLIKKMIEYNINDKMNEDHFWRQT
- a CDS encoding DUF4301 family protein, which translates into the protein MKQFIDKFEKGTQYVQIVSSVNSDDLHDDSDLSLDYLSKDCIKFIPASGAATRMFKDLYQYLNEQRETDFIKTFFDYLEDFAFYHDIKELDYDKTRLGDRVEMIYSILKDKLNYGSLPKALIKMHAYDNEISTPIDEHIYEGEQYLNKDKVRLHFTISKEHEDLFNAYIKPILKQKPYLSIEYSFQKDKTNTLAVDMENNPFILEDGSYLYRAGGHGSLIENLNDIEADIIFIKNIDNVVHRDHVEATIESKRKLASIGLKIKEQMDAYIMALNKDEYDLNEIELFLRKKLHIKHKKDLTKAMALAFLNRPLRVCGMVKNTGEPGGGPFVVDHGDYTDLQICEKSEINLNDPRSLHILNSSSYFNPVDLVCFVKDYKNEKFNLLDFVEENRYFISEKSYHGKAIKALEHPGLWNGAMHHWNSVFVEVPLSTFNPVKTVNDLLRQGHQKK
- a CDS encoding DegV family protein, with protein sequence MKKIAVITDSGSNLKEGFVKEHKNLFVVPLMIVVDGKEFRDQIEIKANDVYAKLDTHSVKTSLPAASDLEDTLNKIKAEGYTDLLVINISSGLSGTFNSFRLLLENEKELKVSQFDTLTLGGGQAFIVEYALELIDQNKSVGEILPLLKTLRFKDSLAFYTINTLKYLKAGGRIGKVEGTIGDLLHIKPIVTVNEEGVYVTLSKAFGLKRSLLKMKTILLDEFKDDLIDLIIHYGNNEDVAKDLADKLKPVLNIRNLDLVQLTPVLGVHTGPDMIAYVARRIK
- a CDS encoding AAA domain-containing protein; protein product: MARRNPLLENLYDLRDTLRSKLLDEGEAKVICTDEAIQQMAKMKPSRLSDFLAIPGLDSDFLERFAHHFLKALYDYTAQDVKKVKFSMHASHVLDHYKDRLTDISKTNPNIYTGRIEKTRNFDLFDESKTNDLIDFISLKKKFLSFDDADELVFNHMTTLYRQINKDYKDQGTYHLYLAYPYVEALDKKEDFPIKAPLAYMPVVLERKQKKYQLSFNKEKDIVINRDLILTLLKLEPSLQETKAPDLEDLSYKTLKELLIPYYNAYGLNLKCPKKQEFIAFKSLLKDQFIKSKPKGFNLKPYITFGRYQLFSSMIQKDMGQIIESNTYNELLEGLIDEEHLYDQEQSLDLHTSNEDVNESGLVYINDINFSQEKVLDLIDKEKKIVIWGPPGTGKSQTITSLIAHQVLRNENVLLVSEKKVALDVIYHRLGQASKHTMFIDDASDKNVFYTQLSGFIEQSPPSRLHNNDIYRLEEEIKALDKTFNQALKLLYKKNKQYKPLSEFYNRYLQDKDILEDLTPKKVYKLINQALDQVDFKDIENLENTFDKDQKLNDYLNHHYVISSYPWFQKLETKISRSSIIEFETFMNDLSRYLEAQKHAWFFKRRKLKRKFYLRHQTNLQYLSAKKSIHKKLLKALMEDSYLRTYLQTNIKKLNKMKVNYDKLSAYEIEFLNLIIHDHDLQVLHKNPKLRTYIFDAYMTGFLENFKAMNQKYLYILNDYEKHMDKLKAFMDEKRHVARESFEMKLFSHALDFANTKRIMDIKRILERQKKPSIKAFFDMFHSELFSNVKVWLLTPEVVSSILPLDFNLFDLVIFDEASQMYVEKGIPSIYRAKKVVIAGDPKQLRPSSLGMGRVLEEDPFEEDEILKNVTYDAKSLLDLARYRYKEALLNYHYRSQYQELIEFSNHAFYQGKLIISPNVKTPDQPPISYLYVKKGQFIKKHNLEEAKAVIKLLKKVLKDKSPEESIGIITFNSTQRDCILNLMDEVLFKKSIHQKRLEKEVFRKVPEGDQSLFVKNIENVQGDERDIIIFSMAYGQDESGVIKRRFGWLNHEGGQNRLNVAITRARKKIYFVSSIYPEALKVDDLSGQGPKLLKDFMRYCFYISNQKQDMAQEVLLSLYKKESMTQKHTHSFMKEDIKHRLLKSGYLVNENIGIGQFIIDLAIYDEEYNAYKLAIICDLNDDRTFTARKELLHQERFLMARGWKVYRVFHMNWYEDAHKVLREIKQKLK